From one Aeropyrum camini SY1 = JCM 12091 genomic stretch:
- a CDS encoding S-methyl-5'-thioadenosine phosphorylase, whose protein sequence is MFEITKPGGVKAQVGVIGGSGLYDPGIVENPVEVKVSTPYGNPSDFIVVGDVAGVKVAFLPRHGRGHRIPPHAINYRANIWALKALGVKWVISVSAVGSLREDYRPGDFVVPDQFIDMTKNRRHYTFYDGPVTVHVSMADPFCEDLRQRLIESGRRLGYTVHEKGTYVCIEGPRFSTRAESRVWKDVFKADIIGMTLVPEVNLACEAQLCYATLAMVTDYDVWADRPVTAEEVERVMISNVERARRMLYDVIPKLKGEPEAERCSCCRALDTAAI, encoded by the coding sequence GTGTTCGAGATTACTAAGCCGGGTGGAGTGAAAGCCCAGGTTGGGGTTATAGGTGGAAGCGGTCTTTATGATCCCGGTATAGTTGAGAACCCTGTGGAGGTTAAGGTCTCCACTCCTTACGGGAACCCAAGTGATTTCATAGTAGTGGGTGATGTGGCTGGAGTTAAGGTCGCCTTTCTACCGAGACATGGGAGGGGCCATAGAATCCCTCCACACGCTATAAACTATAGGGCAAACATCTGGGCGCTCAAGGCTCTCGGCGTTAAGTGGGTTATAAGCGTCAGCGCGGTAGGCAGCCTAAGGGAGGATTACAGGCCTGGCGACTTTGTAGTCCCAGACCAGTTTATAGATATGACGAAGAACAGGAGGCACTACACTTTCTACGACGGCCCTGTGACCGTTCACGTCAGCATGGCGGACCCGTTCTGCGAGGACCTGAGGCAGAGGCTGATAGAGTCGGGCAGGAGGCTGGGCTACACGGTTCACGAGAAGGGTACGTACGTCTGCATAGAGGGCCCCCGCTTCTCGACAAGGGCTGAGAGCAGGGTGTGGAAGGACGTGTTCAAGGCCGACATAATAGGTATGACGCTGGTGCCGGAGGTGAATCTGGCCTGCGAGGCGCAGCTATGCTATGCAACCCTGGCCATGGTTACAGACTATGACGTTTGGGCCGACAGGCCCGTGACCGCTGAGGAGGTTGAGAGGGTTATGATAAGCAATGTGGAGAGGGCAAGGAGAATGCTCTACGACGTCATACCCAAGCTGAAGGGAGAGCCTGAGGCGGAGAGGTGCAGCTGCTGCCGTGCGCTCGACACCGCGGCAATCTAG
- a CDS encoding ACT domain-containing protein produces the protein MSGATARLVREYVMGDPVLLECLRKGIVNYSALARRLAEDLEKATGERHSVVAVKMALVRLAEKLESEPIGQIERIIAASALAVQDYISVVTVPRESITRALKIVSQLGENSRFIQFVQSLRTATIIIASEDKDKVLENLPNVIEVIDGQSAVILVSPRSIVTTPGVVAYITGFLARSGINITQVISCYVDTILVLNSEEASKAYTLLHRLIESLRTKYSVARTAVGTGGGSTQPQFRG, from the coding sequence GTGTCGGGGGCCACGGCCAGGCTTGTCAGAGAGTATGTTATGGGAGATCCCGTTCTGCTCGAGTGCCTCAGGAAGGGCATAGTCAACTACAGCGCTCTAGCCAGAAGGCTAGCCGAGGACCTCGAGAAGGCTACTGGAGAGAGGCATAGTGTTGTAGCGGTTAAGATGGCCCTTGTGAGGCTCGCCGAGAAGCTTGAGTCAGAGCCTATAGGGCAGATTGAGAGGATAATAGCCGCTAGCGCTCTCGCCGTGCAAGATTATATATCAGTTGTAACTGTTCCTAGAGAGAGTATAACTAGGGCGCTTAAAATTGTATCACAGCTGGGCGAGAACTCCAGGTTTATACAGTTCGTCCAGAGCCTCAGGACGGCAACCATAATCATAGCCTCGGAGGACAAGGATAAAGTCCTGGAGAACCTGCCGAACGTTATAGAAGTTATAGACGGCCAGAGCGCCGTTATACTTGTGAGCCCTAGAAGCATAGTCACAACGCCCGGGGTAGTCGCCTATATAACGGGGTTCCTGGCCCGGAGCGGGATAAACATAACCCAGGTTATATCCTGCTATGTCGACACCATACTCGTCCTCAACTCGGAGGAGGCTAGCAAGGCCTACACCCTCCTCCACAGGCTCATAGAGAGCCTGAGGACGAAGTACAGCGTGGCTAGGACGGCGGTCGGAACCGGTGGAGGCTCCACACAGCCCCAGTTTAGGGGCTAG
- a CDS encoding amino acid ABC transporter ATP-binding protein has product MAGLLEVRGLVVSYSGEKVLKGVNVSLSHGEKLVIMGPSGSGKSTLLKAIPRLVEPDSGSILFRGVDITRLSGAKLRMARRRIGYLPQSYSLFPHMTVLRNITYPLEKALGLSRREAEERAFKYLSMLGIEDLAHRHPARLSGGQQQRAALARALAMEPDILLLDEPTSALDPESRADVLEALFRVATLGKAMIVVTHEADFAVKVADRMAFMEEGVIREEGRPSELVEGSERVRRFLESLLESCAP; this is encoded by the coding sequence GTGGCAGGGCTTCTAGAAGTAAGGGGTCTTGTGGTCTCCTATTCTGGAGAAAAGGTATTGAAAGGCGTCAACGTTAGCCTAAGCCACGGTGAGAAGCTTGTTATAATGGGCCCCTCGGGCTCGGGCAAGAGCACTCTTCTAAAAGCTATACCGAGGCTCGTGGAGCCCGACTCCGGGTCAATACTGTTCAGAGGAGTCGATATAACCAGGCTTTCGGGAGCAAAGCTTAGGATGGCGAGGAGGAGAATAGGATATCTACCGCAAAGCTACAGCCTCTTCCCCCACATGACAGTACTCAGGAACATAACATACCCTCTAGAGAAGGCTCTAGGACTGAGCAGAAGGGAGGCGGAGGAGCGGGCGTTTAAATACCTCTCTATGCTTGGGATCGAGGACCTCGCCCACAGGCACCCGGCAAGACTGAGCGGAGGCCAGCAGCAGAGAGCCGCCCTGGCGCGAGCCCTCGCCATGGAGCCCGACATTCTCCTCCTCGACGAGCCTACCAGCGCTCTGGACCCGGAGTCCAGGGCAGACGTGCTGGAGGCTCTCTTTAGGGTTGCAACGCTGGGCAAGGCCATGATTGTCGTGACGCACGAGGCTGACTTCGCCGTCAAGGTGGCGGACAGAATGGCGTTCATGGAGGAAGGTGTTATAAGGGAGGAGGGCAGGCCGTCGGAGCTTGTTGAGGGTAGCGAGAGGGTGAGGAGGTTCCTGGAGTCGCTTCTGGAGAGCTGCGCTCCCTAG
- a CDS encoding class I SAM-dependent methyltransferase encodes MLHERYDRWYEENRILAANEAKAVSRALEGAPRPILEVGVGTGFFASLVGAEAGLDPSLGMLRKARERGVPLLVAGVGERMPFRSRVFGSALIVVTLCFADDPQELLRETWRILAWGGVLVSCIVPRDSSWGEYYEARGRAGHPFYSKARFITNSMHHYMLRSVGFSLERQLATLSFKPWERPREEEPVEAWSGDYGFVCTRARKHHAI; translated from the coding sequence ATGCTCCACGAGAGGTACGATAGGTGGTATGAGGAGAACCGTATTCTAGCGGCTAATGAGGCCAAGGCTGTGTCTAGAGCCCTAGAAGGCGCGCCTAGACCTATTCTAGAGGTTGGGGTTGGCACCGGGTTCTTCGCCAGCCTAGTAGGTGCTGAGGCCGGGCTAGACCCTAGCCTTGGCATGCTGCGGAAAGCCAGGGAGAGGGGTGTGCCCCTGCTGGTAGCTGGGGTTGGAGAGAGGATGCCCTTCAGAAGCCGCGTCTTCGGCTCGGCACTCATAGTGGTAACGCTGTGCTTCGCAGACGACCCCCAGGAGCTGCTTAGGGAGACGTGGAGGATTCTAGCCTGGGGTGGCGTTCTCGTCTCATGCATAGTGCCCAGGGATAGCAGCTGGGGGGAGTATTATGAGGCCAGGGGGAGAGCCGGCCACCCCTTCTACAGTAAGGCTCGTTTCATAACTAACTCCATGCACCACTACATGCTCCGTAGTGTAGGCTTCAGCCTGGAGAGGCAGCTTGCAACACTCAGCTTCAAACCCTGGGAAAGGCCTAGGGAGGAGGAGCCCGTCGAGGCGTGGAGCGGGGACTACGGCTTCGTTTGCACCCGCGCCAGGAAACACCACGCCATATAA
- a CDS encoding amino acid ABC transporter permease has product MLDLAVEYQDYILRGVVYTIAITLISLSMGFTISLVLTAARFLGFKPLRLAAEAYINFFRGTPLLVQILMVFFGLPSIGINLSAFHSAVIAIGLNSGAYQAEILRVAIKGIPEEQMLVARSLGLSEIEIMKGVVIPQAVRNAIPGLTNEAVILLKESSLASVIGVMELTRVGEYMVSATFRALEAYLLIALIYLSLSMIAFRLLKRAEKSLAIPGFERWV; this is encoded by the coding sequence TTGCTGGACCTAGCTGTAGAGTATCAGGACTACATACTGAGGGGGGTGGTATACACTATAGCCATAACGCTCATATCCCTGTCTATGGGCTTCACGATATCACTAGTTCTCACAGCAGCCAGATTCCTAGGCTTTAAACCCCTTAGGCTCGCGGCGGAGGCTTATATAAACTTCTTCAGAGGCACCCCCCTGCTGGTCCAGATATTGATGGTTTTCTTCGGTCTACCCAGCATAGGTATTAACCTCTCGGCTTTCCACTCCGCGGTCATAGCTATAGGCTTAAACAGCGGGGCCTACCAGGCGGAGATTCTTAGGGTGGCGATCAAGGGTATACCTGAGGAGCAGATGCTGGTTGCGAGGAGCCTAGGCCTCTCTGAGATAGAGATTATGAAGGGTGTCGTCATACCTCAGGCTGTGAGAAACGCTATACCAGGGTTGACTAACGAGGCCGTTATACTCTTGAAGGAGAGCAGCCTAGCGAGCGTTATAGGCGTAATGGAGCTTACTAGGGTGGGAGAGTATATGGTGAGCGCTACGTTCAGGGCGTTAGAGGCCTACCTTCTAATAGCGCTTATATACCTCTCGCTCTCAATGATCGCATTTAGGCTGCTGAAGAGAGCCGAGAAGAGCCTGGCTATACCAGGCTTCGAGAGGTGGGTGTAG
- a CDS encoding L-fucose/L-arabinose isomerase family protein, whose translation MQSPYDPRLDSICVRIAASPLHSPILIARISRLLEEGFKSLWGSSPGVEPYAVTSGEEIEPSGCRSLLLVLATGGTEAIALEAVEEARGKGVPVLIAAQPYANSLPSLLEVKPMLEGPGASWIYLSSLDPRNSETLWVLEQGVRGLWAASRLRGSRIAAIGPPSPWLVYSRARPEDLARLGVELVQIDPLEFAGYVAKEDVPEDLGKQLLEKGEVVELADGEPARSLKVYRALKRLWRDRGLDAVSPACWWFYKEAGANACLAHSLLNDEGLVVGCEGDIPATLSMMLATYASGKPAFFANPAHIRSDSLLLAHCTAPLSMGLRIQFRRHFITGGSVTSSVWFPEGSKVTVSRLDPGLQLLRVGVGVIERGRPEREMQCESQMIVRMPGASKILEESIGNHYVATLGDSSEALRVAADLLGLRLERLGSK comes from the coding sequence TTGCAGTCTCCCTACGACCCCCGGCTCGACAGTATATGCGTCAGGATAGCGGCTTCCCCCCTTCACAGCCCCATTCTTATAGCGAGGATCTCTAGGCTGCTTGAGGAGGGTTTCAAGTCCCTCTGGGGCTCGTCGCCCGGTGTGGAGCCATACGCAGTGACTAGCGGTGAAGAGATCGAGCCGAGCGGGTGTAGAAGCCTCCTCCTAGTGCTCGCCACGGGGGGGACCGAGGCTATAGCGTTGGAGGCGGTCGAGGAGGCTAGGGGGAAGGGTGTTCCCGTGCTAATTGCCGCACAGCCATATGCAAACAGTCTCCCCAGCTTGCTTGAGGTTAAACCCATGCTAGAGGGCCCCGGGGCTTCCTGGATCTATCTCAGCAGCCTCGACCCCCGCAACAGCGAGACGTTATGGGTGCTGGAGCAGGGTGTAAGGGGCCTCTGGGCTGCCTCCAGGTTGAGGGGGTCGAGGATAGCTGCAATAGGTCCTCCAAGCCCCTGGCTAGTGTACAGCAGGGCCAGGCCCGAGGACCTTGCAAGACTTGGAGTGGAGCTCGTGCAGATCGACCCTCTCGAATTTGCAGGTTACGTAGCCAAGGAGGACGTTCCGGAGGACCTCGGCAAGCAGTTGCTCGAGAAGGGTGAGGTGGTTGAACTTGCCGACGGCGAGCCTGCTAGAAGCCTCAAGGTCTACCGTGCTCTGAAGAGGCTATGGCGGGATAGAGGGTTAGACGCTGTGTCGCCGGCTTGCTGGTGGTTCTATAAGGAGGCGGGGGCAAACGCCTGCTTGGCCCACTCCCTCCTCAACGACGAGGGCTTGGTTGTAGGCTGCGAGGGCGACATCCCTGCAACGCTATCCATGATGCTAGCCACCTACGCCTCGGGTAAGCCAGCGTTCTTCGCAAACCCAGCTCACATAAGGAGCGACAGCCTGCTCCTAGCCCACTGCACAGCCCCCCTCAGCATGGGCCTGAGGATACAGTTCAGGAGGCACTTCATAACCGGGGGTAGCGTCACATCGTCAGTGTGGTTCCCCGAAGGCTCTAAGGTAACGGTATCTAGGCTGGATCCAGGGCTCCAGCTTCTCAGGGTGGGTGTAGGCGTTATAGAGAGGGGGCGTCCAGAACGGGAGATGCAGTGTGAGAGCCAGATGATAGTGCGCATGCCGGGCGCCTCAAAGATCCTGGAGGAGAGCATAGGCAACCACTACGTTGCAACCCTTGGCGACAGCTCGGAGGCTCTCAGAGTGGCGGCAGACCTTCTGGGTCTACGGCTCGAGAGGCTAGGCTCCAAGTGA
- a CDS encoding ABC transporter substrate-binding protein encodes MAVLEPKTLIAVLVALVVGLALGAAAYQAVFSGGQASQPEMQALQEKCSVGYGLLGEIKERGVLKVGTSADWPPYEYIDPQGGYAGIDIELAKKIADGLGVQLEIVDMKFAALFQAVQSGKVDIVIADVAMKPERLEAVDFTIPYRCETGKAIIIKAEDASSYTGFDWLSGKKIGVQSATVEEELANKYFGGKAEIVTYDRVYPEMTIALKTGKIDAMVAAPDVAKLIIAAEEGLVIIDQIPYFGCSTVVVPHCAFELKKEVSSIIWDLIQSGELQKIIDQEMEKWLQQS; translated from the coding sequence ATGGCGGTTCTGGAACCCAAAACACTAATCGCCGTCTTGGTAGCTCTAGTTGTGGGCTTGGCTCTAGGGGCAGCCGCCTATCAGGCTGTATTCTCCGGAGGCCAAGCTAGCCAGCCCGAGATGCAGGCTCTCCAGGAGAAGTGTTCCGTCGGCTACGGTCTCCTGGGCGAGATTAAGGAGAGGGGTGTGCTTAAGGTTGGAACGAGCGCTGACTGGCCTCCATACGAGTATATAGATCCCCAAGGTGGCTACGCGGGTATCGATATTGAGCTTGCGAAGAAGATAGCCGATGGACTGGGTGTCCAGCTCGAGATTGTTGACATGAAGTTTGCTGCGCTCTTCCAGGCCGTTCAGAGCGGTAAGGTGGATATTGTAATAGCGGATGTGGCCATGAAGCCTGAGAGGCTTGAGGCCGTTGACTTCACCATACCCTACAGGTGTGAGACGGGTAAGGCTATAATAATCAAAGCGGAGGACGCTTCAAGCTACACAGGCTTCGACTGGCTCTCCGGCAAGAAAATAGGTGTACAGTCGGCAACCGTCGAGGAGGAGCTCGCCAACAAGTACTTCGGCGGCAAGGCGGAGATAGTAACCTATGATAGAGTTTACCCCGAGATGACAATAGCTCTTAAAACTGGCAAGATAGACGCTATGGTGGCTGCCCCAGATGTTGCCAAGCTGATAATCGCTGCTGAGGAAGGTCTAGTGATAATAGACCAGATACCCTACTTTGGCTGCAGCACTGTAGTAGTCCCCCACTGTGCCTTCGAGCTAAAGAAGGAGGTTTCATCGATAATATGGGATCTCATACAAAGCGGAGAGCTCCAGAAGATAATAGACCAGGAGATGGAGAAGTGGCTGCAGCAGAGCTAG
- a CDS encoding type II secretion system F family protein, whose product MPRLRATARKAFYRVGLILLGLPVAGAVAAVMEPPTSYLTAIVIMLTFAGLQAMLYLMASRIHVLDAELLYILLHMRLVASGKPPVGRIFRAIADFPQVYGGYSRLFRSIYDLGKEWGYSFPKAVSIMADSVEGEILRNILQRLSGVLAVGEDVEEFFEREYRTLLAEYENVYTRTMNSARVLLGIYVTMLGSLVFLVSTFMVLAFFFGGDTRILYLSYAAVTVGAVLLGLLVFMSLKQEPFEYRGDPEILKYRLLKAAGGLAMALGAAVGAGIVYLRGGLDFTGLVMAYAAAGLLLLPIGILARMEESKVRNVDEFFPVFIRSYGSHLSTVGNMVKALEPLLISNLGILMGPIKRLYTRLKNSINPSIAWDLFSAETGSEMARRGIIIFTDTVEAGGDPNLAGALISDHHNDMNRLRKLRYQVASTFSSTLFIMHGAAIIILLIMSKLLELFSNILQQLTTQLPPEIASIFPFRSMDVSLLPLLNLVFVTTLVIVNSAVVTRVTPGSKTSFYFYLSLYLLLSAGSIFIAVEIIDFVIGSIVVPQDIVPQL is encoded by the coding sequence GTGCCCCGGCTGCGGGCTACCGCCAGAAAGGCTTTCTACAGGGTCGGGTTGATACTTCTCGGCCTGCCCGTAGCCGGGGCTGTCGCAGCCGTAATGGAGCCTCCTACAAGCTATCTGACTGCCATAGTAATAATGCTCACTTTCGCCGGCCTCCAGGCTATGCTATACTTGATGGCCTCCAGGATACACGTCCTCGACGCCGAGCTACTCTACATACTCCTCCACATGAGGCTGGTAGCCTCGGGCAAGCCACCGGTGGGCCGGATATTCAGGGCGATAGCAGACTTCCCCCAGGTATACGGCGGGTACTCGAGGCTGTTTAGAAGCATATACGATCTGGGAAAGGAGTGGGGCTACAGCTTTCCGAAGGCAGTATCGATTATGGCGGATTCTGTCGAGGGGGAGATACTAAGAAACATACTACAGAGGCTGAGCGGGGTTCTGGCTGTTGGTGAGGATGTTGAGGAGTTCTTCGAGAGGGAGTACAGGACACTGCTGGCCGAGTATGAGAACGTTTACACCCGGACAATGAACTCGGCCAGGGTGTTGCTGGGGATATACGTAACCATGCTTGGCAGCCTAGTCTTCCTGGTGTCCACGTTTATGGTGCTAGCCTTCTTCTTCGGCGGCGACACCAGGATACTCTACCTCTCCTACGCAGCAGTGACTGTAGGGGCGGTGCTACTGGGCCTGCTGGTCTTTATGTCCCTCAAGCAAGAGCCCTTCGAGTATAGGGGAGACCCCGAGATCCTCAAGTACAGGCTCTTGAAGGCCGCTGGCGGCCTTGCCATGGCACTTGGGGCGGCTGTGGGGGCAGGTATAGTCTACCTAAGGGGCGGCTTGGACTTCACAGGCCTGGTAATGGCCTACGCGGCCGCGGGGCTGCTTCTACTTCCAATAGGTATTCTGGCTAGGATGGAGGAGTCTAAGGTGAGGAATGTAGACGAGTTCTTCCCGGTATTCATAAGGAGCTACGGCAGCCACCTCTCGACTGTTGGTAACATGGTGAAAGCCCTAGAGCCCCTCCTAATAAGCAACCTGGGTATATTGATGGGGCCGATAAAGAGGCTCTACACGAGGCTGAAGAACTCTATAAACCCCTCCATCGCGTGGGACCTTTTCTCGGCCGAAACGGGGAGTGAGATGGCTAGGAGAGGAATAATCATTTTCACGGACACCGTGGAGGCGGGAGGCGACCCAAACCTGGCGGGGGCTCTGATATCGGATCATCACAACGATATGAACCGTCTTAGGAAGCTGCGATACCAGGTTGCCAGCACGTTCTCCTCTACTCTCTTCATAATGCATGGTGCTGCGATTATAATACTGTTGATTATGAGCAAGCTTCTAGAACTCTTCTCCAACATACTGCAGCAGCTCACAACACAGCTCCCCCCCGAGATAGCATCCATATTCCCCTTCAGATCCATGGACGTCAGCCTCCTCCCCCTCCTTAACCTCGTCTTCGTGACAACACTGGTCATAGTCAACAGCGCCGTGGTTACAAGAGTGACACCAGGCTCAAAAACATCCTTCTACTTCTACCTATCCCTCTACCTCCTACTCTCAGCTGGAAGCATATTCATAGCAGTTGAGATTATAGACTTCGTTATAGGGTCTATAGTGGTCCCCCAGGATATAGTCCCGCAGCTGTGA